Proteins encoded together in one Myxocyprinus asiaticus isolate MX2 ecotype Aquarium Trade chromosome 9, UBuf_Myxa_2, whole genome shotgun sequence window:
- the LOC127446562 gene encoding WD repeat-containing protein 82 isoform X2 — MKLTDNVLRSFRVAKVFRENSDKINCFDFSSNGETVISSSDDDSIVLYDCQEGKPKRTLYSKKYGVDLIRYTHAANTVVYSSNKIDDTIRYLSLHDNKYIRYFPGHNKRVVALSMSPVDDTFISGSLDKTIRLWDLRSPNCQGLMHLQGKPVCSFDPEGLIFAAGVNSEMVKLYDLRSFDKGPFATFKLQYERTCEWTGLKFSNDGKLILVSTNGGTLRVLDAFKGAVLHSFGGYNNSKGVILEASFTPDSQFVMIGSEDGKIHVWNAESGMKVALLDGKHTGPVTCLQFNPKFMTFASACSNMAFWLPTIDD; from the exons ATGAAACTCACAGACAATGTGCTACGGAGTTTTAGGGTTGCGAAGGTTTTCCGAGAGAATTCGGACAAAATCAACTGCTTTGACTTCAGTTCAAATGGCGAAACGGTGATATCGAGTAGCGACGACGACTCGATTGTTTTATACGACTGCCAGGAGGGAAA ACCCAAACGGACCCTCTACAGTAAGAAGTATGGCGTGGACCTCATCAGATACACACATGCTGCAAACACTGTCGTCTACAGCTCAAACAAAATTGACG ATACTATACGATACCTGTCTCTACATGACAATAAATACATTCGCTACTTTCCTGGGCACAATAAGAG GGTGGTTGCTCTGTCTATGTCTCCTGTTGATGATACATTCATATCTGGCTCTCTGGATAAAACAATTCGTCTATGGGACCTGCGCTCGCCTAACTGTCAG GGACTGATGCACCTGCAGGGAAAGCCAGTGTGCTCATTTGATCCTGAGGGGCTGATTTTTGCAGCAGGGGTAAACTCTGAGATGGTCAAACTTTATGATCTACGCTCTTTTGATAAG GGTCCATTTGCCACTTTTAAACTGCAGTATGAACGGACATGTGAGTGGACAGGTCTCAAGTTTAGCAATGATGGAAAGCTCATTCTGGTCTCCACTAATGGAGGAACACTAAGGGTGCTGGATGCTTTCAAAGGAGCTGTGCTTCACTCATTTGGG GGTTATAACAACAGTAAAGGTGTGATTTTGGAGGCCTCTTTCACACCAGACTCTCAGTTCGTTATGATCG GATCAGAGGATGGGAAGATCCATGTGTGGAATGCTGAGAGTGGGATGAAAGTAGCACTTCTTGATGGGAAGCACACTGGTCCTGTCACCTGTCTGCAGTTTAACCCTAAATTTATGACCTTTGCCAGTGCTTGTTCTAACATG GCCTTCTGGTTACCCACCATTGATGACTGA